The Paenibacillus sp. FSL R7-0345 DNA segment ATCCTTTATTGATATCGTCCGCACTGCGCATAAAGCGCGGGAAGGCAATCTGGGTCCGCTCGAGCTCATCAAAGAGATCACAACGCATTTCAGCGAGAGCAAGGAGAGCTTTCTCAGCCTGAACAAGCTGAAGCCGCCGGCCAGTTATGCCGAGTCGCATTATTACTGCATTCATGTCTATATCTTTGTAGACGCGCAAGGCAAAAAGCACCCGGTCAAATTTGAATGGGTGCCTGACGCCGGCGTGCGCAATCTTTCGCTCACAGATGCCCGGCAGCAGCCGGACCGCTATCTGGAGGATGAGCTTGAGCTTCGCCTGAAGGCGGAGCCTGTGGTCTTCCAGCTTAATGTTATTTTTGGCAAGGATGGAGATCCGACCAGTGACCCGACCAAAGCCTGGCCGGAGGACCGGCGGCAGATTGAGATCGGGCGTTTGTACCTCACAGAGGTCATAACGGAACCGGAAGAGCTGCTCATGGACCCGGCGGCCGTTACAGAAGGGATTGAACTCTCGGATGATCCTATTCTTCATTTCCGCCGCACCGCCTACGGAGAGTCCTTCCATAGGCGCCGCGGAGAACAATAACCCAAGAATGGAAGGACGGGAGTACTGATGGAGCAGGCTATGATTATTGTGAATCCAACCTCCGGGAAGGAAGAAGGCGCAGGGTACGTCCAGTTAGCCATGGATATTTTGGCGGAGCAGGGGTATACGGTCACTGTGATGGAGACGCAGAAGGAAGGGGATGCTACCATTTTCAGTACTACTGCATGTAAGCAGGGCTTCAGCCTGGTGGTATCGATCGGCGGGGATGGTACACTGCATGAGGTGATCAACGGGCTGAGCGGGGAGCCGGACTGTCCTAAGCTCGGGATCATTCCGCTGGGAACGGTTAATGATTTTGCCCGGGCGATCGGGCTTTCACTGAATCCTGAAGAAGCAGTCCGTACGCTTGCTTCCCCCGCTGCCCGCGCGGTCGATGTCGGACGGCTGAATGGACGGCTGTTCATCAATGTGGTAGCTGCCGGTGCCATTGCCGAGTCCGTATCTGCGGTAACCTCAGAAGATAAATCACGGCTCGGCTCGCTGGCTTACTTCAGGAAAGGGCTGAAGGAGCTCACAGGTAACACGCCTAACCATTTGACCATCACTCATGACGGCCAGGTATGGGAGGGTGACTCGCCGCTGTTTATTGCCGCCCTGACGAATTCGGTCGGCGGCTTTGAGCGGCTGGCTCCGGGCGCTGCCGTTGATGACGGCCTGATTCACTGCTTTGTCATCAAGGATCTGACAATCCTGAGCACTCTTTCCGTCAGCATTTCCCTGCTGCTGGGCAATCTGAAGAATCACAAGGAGGTTGTGTACTTTACAGCCCGCAGCGTGTCTGTAGAGTCCGCCGCCCCGATGCGGACCAACGTGGACGGCGAAGAAGGACCTGCACTGCCGGTGCGGCTCAGCGTCCTGCCGCGCCATATCCGGGTGGTCGTGCCTGAGGAAGAACACGGCTGACAGCCGGTTTCTTATCCCCCGGCAACTCCCCGCCCGGTAACTTCCTAACCGGCCATTCGCCAGCCGGCCTACACCTGCCGCTGCAGCTTCCGGGCATAGACAATCTGCCCGATGTGATAAGCATTGTGCGTGGCGGCATTGCTGATAATCTCCCACCACAGCGCGGGTTCCGGAAAACCATTCACCTGCGCTTCCAGGCTGTCCTCGGCAAGCAGCGTCTGCCAGTTTAGCAGCACCTCCAGCAAACCGCTCTTCAGCTCACCAAAGGAGACATTCTCCGGCAGAATAAAGCTGTTATTGTTATCACCTATGGGCGGTACGGCATCCACCCGGCCGGCCCCATAACGGGTCTGCCAGGTCTTATTCCAATACAGCAGATGCTGTGTCAGCTCGGCGATACTATTCAGGCCGGCACCCGGCTTCCAGAACGCCTCCTCTTCCGTCACCCCTTCCACCGCCTGCATGAATGGCAGATGCCAGCTCGGATCATTGGCACCGGCCAGCAATTGATTGGCTAATACTTCTTTTGCATGAGTCATTCTATTCCCTCCCCGGTCTGTACTGGTTGAGCTTGCCCTGATAGATCAATTCCAGCCGCTCACTCTGGCGGAAATCATCCGGTGTCACGAGCGCCGGCAGCTTATTCCACAGCTTGATCCCGGAACGGTCAAGAATTTCCGCAACGAACTGTGAGCAGAAATAAGAATTGCTGAACTCAACCGGCTCCTTAAGGGCGATGCCGATCACACCCAGAATGTTATACAGGTACTTCTGCCGGCTGCGGATAAAAATGTGCAGCACTCGCTGCATTTTTTCCACTTCCCGCTCTGTAACCTTTAGCTCATAGATAACACATGTAGTATTCGGATATTTACTGAACGTCCCCGTATGCAAATCTTCCTTTACAAACCCCCCGTTCAATGGATTGCTGGGATGCTTTCTGCCGAAGCTGTACATCTCCGACAGATCACGGGTAAAAGAGATGGATGCATGGTTGTACGGAGCCTTGGTATAGCCCTGAATAAGCCGTGTAAACAGTGTTCCGGTATTCGTAAGCAAAATAAAGACCGATTGGTTACCTTCCATTTACAAATTTTCCCCTTATCATGTTCGGACATTTCCTTCATAATAACATATGATTCCTTTATTGGAATCTATCCTGGAACAGGCTGGTGATCGGCTCTTGAACAGCTCTTTATTCACGCTACTCCTTATTACCGGCGGCCTTTCCGTCATCCATCTGATCTACCTTGCCGTCAGCCGGCTTCAGAAGGACAAGGATTATACCGGTATCGGCTTCCGCATTAAAACCTGGTGGGGCATGCTGTTTATTTTCTGCCTGGCCACGCTGTTCAATGCAGTGGTGTCCCTGCTGTCGCTGATGGTGCTGTGTTTCTTCTCGCTAAAAGAATATTTCTCCATGATCCGTACGCGCAAAGCCGACCGCAGGCTGTTCCTGTGGGCTTACCTGGCGATTCCGCTGCAGTTCTACTGGATTTATATCGAGTGGTAC contains these protein-coding regions:
- a CDS encoding diacylglycerol kinase family protein; its protein translation is MEQAMIIVNPTSGKEEGAGYVQLAMDILAEQGYTVTVMETQKEGDATIFSTTACKQGFSLVVSIGGDGTLHEVINGLSGEPDCPKLGIIPLGTVNDFARAIGLSLNPEEAVRTLASPAARAVDVGRLNGRLFINVVAAGAIAESVSAVTSEDKSRLGSLAYFRKGLKELTGNTPNHLTITHDGQVWEGDSPLFIAALTNSVGGFERLAPGAAVDDGLIHCFVIKDLTILSTLSVSISLLLGNLKNHKEVVYFTARSVSVESAAPMRTNVDGEEGPALPVRLSVLPRHIRVVVPEEEHG
- a CDS encoding DinB family protein, with protein sequence MTHAKEVLANQLLAGANDPSWHLPFMQAVEGVTEEEAFWKPGAGLNSIAELTQHLLYWNKTWQTRYGAGRVDAVPPIGDNNNSFILPENVSFGELKSGLLEVLLNWQTLLAEDSLEAQVNGFPEPALWWEIISNAATHNAYHIGQIVYARKLQRQV
- a CDS encoding catalase family peroxidase, coding for MRDSSSPGSMPAAENNGLAAEAVDAIEGLSGVHPGYRRAHARGICCRAVFRPNGLAAAFTTAAHLQEQESAAVVRFSGSSTDPALADLLSPAKGIAVQFSLPDGGTTSLVGATLPVFFARTPESFIDIVRTAHKAREGNLGPLELIKEITTHFSESKESFLSLNKLKPPASYAESHYYCIHVYIFVDAQGKKHPVKFEWVPDAGVRNLSLTDARQQPDRYLEDELELRLKAEPVVFQLNVIFGKDGDPTSDPTKAWPEDRRQIEIGRLYLTEVITEPEELLMDPAAVTEGIELSDDPILHFRRTAYGESFHRRRGEQ